The Streptococcaceae bacterium ESL0729 genome has a segment encoding these proteins:
- a CDS encoding beta-glucoside-specific PTS transporter subunit IIABC, whose protein sequence is MEKYKDLAKKIVENVGGADNIQTLTHCVTRLRFVLKDESKAHDDVLKNMDGVVTVMKAGGQYQVVIGNHVPDVYSTVLEVAGIGDGSASSEGASEVHMNPLNRVLDFISGTMMPMISLLSASGIIKGINAMFVFANVYNAESSYYLLLNAIGDAIFYFFPVLIGFNAAKKLKTNPYVGMLLGLILCYPAINGVDLTFFGYTMNATYTTTVLPVMLIAILAAPIERFFNKIIPDVVKAFMVPMFTLLITVPIGFTLIGPFANWIGSLLEQGINSIVNVSLPLAGAVFGAMWQIFVMFGVHVVILTPSMQSLAQGTPDSLFAFMAGVSFAQTATVFAIWLKTKDRKLKEISFPAWISGIFGVTEPAIYGVTLPRIKMFVISCIGGAIGGGLMGLMNVKVYNQAGLGVFALPGFLNPASSSLQNVINALIAIVASTVIAFVLAYIAYKPSDEVTNEVAKDTLEQAPSDVAFADEITPFTSEEIVSPMEGQAIPLSQVSDEAFAKEIMGKGIAIKPSKGEAHAPCDGKITAIFPSKHAIGITSVNGAEILIHIGMDTVNLNGEFFDLKVVQNQEVKQGDLLVSFDMDEISKRGYSLETPIIVTNFMEYEAITPVATGQVAVGDEIIQVEAKEEEKKAS, encoded by the coding sequence ATGGAAAAGTACAAAGATTTAGCAAAAAAAATTGTTGAAAATGTGGGTGGAGCTGATAATATCCAGACCTTGACCCACTGTGTTACTAGACTTCGCTTTGTCTTAAAAGATGAGTCAAAGGCTCATGATGATGTCTTGAAAAATATGGATGGTGTGGTAACGGTCATGAAGGCGGGAGGCCAGTACCAGGTGGTTATTGGAAACCACGTGCCTGATGTCTATAGCACAGTCCTTGAAGTGGCTGGGATTGGAGATGGTTCCGCAAGCTCAGAAGGAGCGTCTGAGGTTCACATGAACCCGCTTAACCGTGTTCTTGATTTTATTTCAGGAACAATGATGCCAATGATTTCCCTCTTGTCAGCGTCAGGGATTATCAAGGGTATCAATGCCATGTTTGTCTTTGCCAATGTTTACAATGCTGAAAGTTCTTATTATTTACTATTAAATGCTATCGGGGATGCAATTTTTTACTTCTTCCCAGTATTGATTGGTTTCAATGCAGCCAAGAAACTAAAAACAAATCCTTATGTGGGGATGCTTTTGGGTCTTATTTTATGTTACCCAGCCATTAATGGAGTTGATTTAACCTTTTTTGGTTACACAATGAATGCAACCTATACCACAACAGTTTTACCAGTAATGCTTATTGCAATTCTTGCAGCACCAATTGAGCGTTTCTTTAATAAGATTATTCCTGATGTAGTTAAGGCCTTCATGGTTCCTATGTTTACTCTTTTAATTACAGTGCCAATTGGATTTACCTTGATTGGACCTTTTGCCAACTGGATTGGAAGCCTTCTTGAACAAGGAATCAACTCAATTGTAAACGTCAGCCTTCCACTTGCAGGAGCAGTCTTTGGGGCTATGTGGCAGATATTTGTAATGTTTGGAGTTCATGTGGTAATCCTTACTCCTTCAATGCAAAGTCTAGCTCAAGGAACACCAGATTCACTCTTTGCCTTCATGGCCGGAGTATCATTTGCCCAAACAGCAACAGTATTTGCTATCTGGCTTAAAACTAAGGACAGAAAACTTAAGGAAATTTCTTTCCCAGCGTGGATTTCAGGTATCTTTGGGGTAACTGAGCCAGCCATTTACGGGGTAACTCTTCCAAGGATTAAAATGTTTGTTATTTCATGTATCGGTGGTGCCATTGGTGGTGGACTTATGGGTCTTATGAATGTTAAAGTTTATAATCAAGCAGGACTTGGAGTCTTTGCCCTACCAGGATTCCTAAATCCCGCATCAAGCAGCCTACAAAACGTGATTAACGCACTTATCGCAATCGTAGCTTCTACAGTTATTGCCTTTGTCCTAGCCTACATTGCCTACAAACCTTCTGATGAAGTAACAAATGAAGTAGCAAAAGATACACTTGAACAAGCACCATCAGATGTAGCCTTCGCTGATGAAATCACACCTTTCACATCAGAAGAAATCGTTAGCCCAATGGAAGGTCAAGCCATTCCTTTGAGCCAAGTATCAGATGAAGCCTTCGCTAAGGAAATCATGGGTAAAGGGATTGCAATCAAACCAAGCAAGGGTGAGGCCCACGCACCATGTGACGGTAAAATAACAGCCATTTTCCCAAGCAAACACGCTATCGGTATCACGTCAGTTAACGGTGCTGAAATTCTAATCCACATTGGTATGGACACAGTTAACCTAAATGGTGAATTCTTTGACCTTAAGGTAGTTCAAAATCAAGAAGTCAAACAAGGCGACCTTCTAGTAAGCTTTGATATGGACGAGATTTCAAAACGTGGTTACTCCCTTGAAACTCCAATCATTGTTACAAACTTCATGGAATATGAAGCAATTACACCAGTTGCGACTGGTCAGGTAGCCGTTGGAGACGAGATCATCCAGGTTGAAGCCAAGGAAGAAGAAAAGAAAGCTAGTTAG
- a CDS encoding DNA cytosine methyltransferase has product MNYISLFSSSGVGCFGFKQEMFDCIATSELIERRLNVQKVNGKVKSAEGYILGDITEQDIKDKLFSVTNNYKTKNKVDDVDVIIFTAPCQGMSVANHKKNDGTIERNSLVVEALEIVKEIRPKFFIAENVRSFMKTKCIDHDVEKNISEAFYDWLGEDYFYDFKIINFKDFGANSSRTRTLVIGVRNDLADFVDLYSLFPSEEKSKSLKEIIGYLPSLNIMGEICESDIYHNFKKYREDMRSWIHDVEQGHSAFENDDILQRPHRIINGNIVPNVQKNGGKYMRQNWNNVAPCIHTRNDIMASQNTVHPTDDRVFSIRELMIMMNIPDEFKWSEVSESVLNKLSLEEKENYLKEHEINIRQSIGEAVPTVIMQKIAKNIRKTLDGIK; this is encoded by the coding sequence ATGAATTATATTAGTTTATTTAGTTCTTCGGGAGTAGGTTGTTTTGGCTTCAAGCAGGAAATGTTTGATTGTATAGCTACGTCAGAACTGATTGAAAGACGTTTAAATGTACAAAAAGTTAATGGTAAAGTTAAATCTGCAGAGGGATATATTTTAGGAGATATTACGGAACAAGATATTAAAGATAAATTGTTTTCCGTTACGAATAATTATAAAACAAAAAATAAAGTTGATGATGTTGATGTGATAATTTTTACTGCACCATGTCAAGGTATGTCGGTTGCAAATCATAAAAAAAATGACGGAACTATTGAACGTAATTCGTTAGTGGTTGAGGCATTAGAAATTGTAAAAGAAATTAGACCTAAATTTTTTATTGCAGAAAATGTTAGGTCTTTCATGAAAACTAAGTGTATTGATCATGATGTTGAAAAAAATATTTCAGAGGCTTTTTATGATTGGTTGGGTGAAGATTATTTTTATGATTTTAAGATTATAAATTTTAAAGATTTTGGAGCTAATAGCAGTCGTACTCGTACTTTAGTTATTGGTGTTAGAAATGATTTGGCAGATTTTGTGGATTTATATTCACTATTCCCATCAGAGGAAAAATCAAAGTCTTTGAAAGAAATTATTGGCTATTTACCTAGTTTGAATATTATGGGTGAAATCTGTGAATCTGATATATATCATAATTTCAAGAAATATAGAGAAGATATGCGTTCTTGGATTCATGATGTCGAACAAGGACATTCTGCTTTTGAAAATGATGATATTTTACAGCGTCCTCATAGGATTATAAATGGAAATATAGTTCCAAATGTTCAGAAGAATGGTGGAAAGTATATGAGACAAAATTGGAATAATGTTGCTCCTTGTATTCATACAAGAAATGATATAATGGCCAGTCAAAATACCGTACATCCAACTGATGATAGAGTTTTTAGTATTAGAGAGTTAATGATTATGATGAATATTCCAGATGAATTTAAGTGGAGTGAAGTTTCAGAAAGTGTGCTAAATAAATTAAGTTTGGAGGAGAAAGAGAATTATTTAAAAGAACATGAAATTAATATTAGGCAGAGCATTGGAGAAGCAGTTCCTACAGTTATAATGCAAAAAATAGCTAAAAATATTAGGAAGACGTTAGATGGGATTAAATGA
- a CDS encoding LD-carboxypeptidase — MIKAKRWREGDKVAIVSLSRGILGEEFVSHNLEIGCARLRAMGLEPVFMANTLKGIDYLREHPEKRAQDLIDAFSDASIKGIICAIGGDDTYKTLPYLLDKPDFKELVRKNPKIFTGFSDTTTNHLMLYKLGLVSYYGMAFITDLGEISESMLPYTEEYFNYYLDNAYDFQKIKASPVWYEERTDFSKAACGQERICHEDSKGFELLQGRPIFEGKLLGGCLDSLYDMLVPYSHPNQPQVIKKYEIFPSLKDWQDKILFLETSEVKEKPAMIKKMLLKLKEQGIFEVLEGIIFGKPQDEAYYDEYKEVIKEVIANPDLPVLYNVNFGHATPRTIIPLGIKARVDFPRQEIVFLEEVFEK; from the coding sequence ATGATTAAGGCAAAGAGATGGAGAGAAGGAGATAAGGTGGCTATTGTGAGCCTTTCGCGGGGGATTCTTGGCGAGGAGTTTGTCAGCCATAATCTTGAGATTGGCTGTGCGAGACTTAGGGCCATGGGACTTGAGCCTGTATTTATGGCTAACACCCTCAAGGGAATTGACTACCTAAGAGAGCATCCTGAAAAGCGGGCCCAGGATCTGATTGACGCCTTTTCGGACGCGAGCATTAAGGGGATTATTTGTGCCATCGGAGGGGACGATACCTACAAAACCCTACCCTACTTACTTGATAAGCCTGATTTTAAGGAGCTGGTCCGCAAGAATCCTAAGATTTTTACAGGCTTTTCGGACACAACTACCAACCACCTCATGCTTTACAAGCTAGGCCTTGTAAGCTACTACGGAATGGCCTTTATCACCGATCTGGGTGAGATTAGTGAGTCCATGCTGCCTTACACGGAGGAGTACTTCAACTACTACTTAGATAATGCTTACGATTTTCAAAAAATTAAGGCAAGCCCCGTCTGGTATGAAGAGAGGACCGATTTTTCTAAGGCTGCCTGTGGTCAGGAGCGGATTTGTCATGAAGATTCTAAGGGCTTTGAGCTCCTTCAAGGTCGACCAATATTTGAGGGTAAGCTTCTAGGCGGCTGCCTTGATAGCCTTTATGACATGCTTGTTCCCTACAGCCACCCTAACCAACCTCAAGTCATTAAAAAATACGAAATCTTTCCAAGTCTCAAGGATTGGCAGGATAAAATCCTCTTTTTAGAGACATCAGAGGTCAAGGAAAAGCCAGCCATGATCAAAAAAATGCTCCTTAAGCTAAAGGAGCAGGGCATTTTTGAGGTTCTTGAAGGGATAATCTTTGGTAAACCCCAAGACGAAGCTTATTATGATGAATATAAAGAAGTAATCAAGGAGGTCATAGCTAACCCCGACCTTCCTGTTCTCTACAATGTCAACTTTGGTCACGCAACCCCACGCACCATCATCCCCCTAGGTATCAAGGCCCGGGTCGATTTCCCCAGGCAGGAGATTGTGTTTTTAGAGGAAGTTTTTGAGAAATAA
- a CDS encoding NUDIX hydrolase: protein MIREFSRVIIKDADGDYLISLDRERPWNFPGGKQEAGEFPEDCAKRELKEELNLEVSELEEVYTDTFLFDNLEWKAHFFFAGKACGKVTINEPGKIKGVQFVSDLKDIDFASPLKPFLDYLQESGILEDKTTTWS, encoded by the coding sequence ATGATTAGAGAATTTTCAAGGGTTATTATAAAAGATGCAGACGGGGATTATCTAATCTCCTTGGATAGGGAAAGGCCTTGGAATTTTCCAGGGGGTAAGCAGGAAGCTGGGGAGTTTCCAGAAGACTGTGCCAAACGTGAACTAAAGGAGGAGTTAAATCTTGAGGTCTCAGAGCTTGAAGAAGTCTACACAGATACCTTCCTCTTTGATAATTTAGAGTGGAAGGCTCACTTTTTCTTTGCAGGTAAGGCTTGCGGGAAGGTGACCATTAATGAGCCAGGCAAGATTAAAGGGGTTCAATTTGTCTCAGACCTTAAAGACATTGACTTTGCAAGCCCCCTCAAGCCTTTCTTAGACTACCTACAAGAAAGTGGCATCCTTGAGGATAAGACAACCACATGGTCATAA